A region of Micropterus dolomieu isolate WLL.071019.BEF.003 ecotype Adirondacks linkage group LG01, ASM2129224v1, whole genome shotgun sequence DNA encodes the following proteins:
- the LOC123973041 gene encoding uncharacterized protein LOC123973041 isoform X1, whose amino-acid sequence MTDRYLEILRDSGHAVNYIPSGRQLPRTPPLMDVTRHLDFCNIDPSEDCEKPPHNMEAGARGQDNLYKTFDFNTPEAERDDPESLLKGMKGYQMTPGDLEFIKRMKEEKHTKKLQGDLEEVQRLLKKEMMATELVCASREKVQAELKKFPSCEELTEWVKVVFKMTSPSTELTDLDAKSLLAMVTKENLQRAMDEKRIELTRKEKMVASKRKKEIEERGQLERLIASKRLGIQGLMNQLKDLKSELDQHEEAYKALEMQINSQKAPDFQVEADTSEELHATKSQVKRRGKEREAVKSTEKLQDTTNQSKSTMSKHTDCKTDNQNTLKDDHANKNSERETLKAKQMSGAAAERPAKPVKAVRVSRKKVEEQQSNQVSVHTVRGRRKPPGTTQTAASQLKDRGKVKTEEDQSASQQAASSSSGKKAAGDVQERAQNAGLRRSKRIASRR is encoded by the exons ATGACAGACAGATATTTAGAAATTCTGAGAGACAGCGGTCATGCAGTCAACTACATCCCATCAGGTCGACAGCTCCCCAGAACTCCTCCTTTGATGGATGTAACGAGACACCTGGATTTTTGTAATATTGATCCAAGTGAGGATTGTGAGAAACCACCGCATAATATGGAG GCGGGTGCTAGAGGTCAAGATAACCTATACAAGACTTTTGATTTTAACACTCCTGAGGCAGAAAGAGATGACCCTGAATCATTGCTGAAAGGGATGAAGGGGTATCAAATGACCCCAGGTGACTTGGAGTTTATTAAAAGGATGAAAGAAGAGAAACACACTAAAAAACTTCAG GGAGACCTGGAAGAGGTGCAGAGGTTGTTAAAGAAGGAAATGATGGCTACAGAGCTGGTGTGTGCTTCCAGGGAGAAAGTACAGGCTGAACTCAAAAAA TTCCCATCCTGTGAGGAGCTCACTGAGTGGGTAAAGGTGGTCTTCAAAATGACATCGCCGTCGACTGAGTTAACAGACCTAGATGCCAAGTCTCTCCTGGCCATGGTGACAAAAGAGAACCTCCAAAGAGCCATGGATGAGAAGAGGATTGAGCTCACTCGGAAGGAGAAGATGGTGGCAAGCAA GCGGAAGAAAGAGATTGAAGAGAGAGGGCAGCTTGAAAGACTAATTGCCAGTAAACGG CTGGGGATACAGGGGTTGATGAACCAGTTAAAGGACCTGAAATCTGAACTTGATCAACATGAG GAAGCCTATAAAGCTCTTGAGATGCAGATCAACTCCCAAAAAGCACCAGACTTCCAAGTGGAAGCAGATACCTCAGAGGAACTACACGCCACTAAAAGCCAAGTGAAAcgcagaggaaaggaaagagaggcTGTTAAATCTACTGAGAAGTTGCAAGACACAACAAACCAAAGTAAATCAACAATGagtaaacacacagactgtaaaacAGACAATCAGAACACTCTGAAAGATGATCATGCAAATAAGAACAGTGAAAGAGAAACTTTGAAGGCAAAACAGATGTCTGGAGCTGCGGCAGAGAGGCCGGCAAAGCCAGTAAAAGCAGTCAGAGTTTCACGGAAGAAAGTCGAAGAGCAACAATCAAATCAAGTGTCTGTACACACTGTGAGAGGGAGAAGAAAGCCTCCTGGGACCACACAGACTGCAGCATCACAACTGAAAGATCGAGGTAAAGTGAAAACTGAGGAAGATCAATCCGCATCGCAGCAGGCGGCTTCCTCGAGCAGCGGAAAGAAAGCTGCAGGTGATGTTCAAGAGAGGGCGCAAAACGCTGGTCTTAGGAGATCCAAGAGGATAGCAAGCAGGAGGTGA
- the LOC123973041 gene encoding uncharacterized protein LOC123973041 isoform X2 — translation MTDRYLEILRDSGHAVNYIPSGRQLPRTPPLMDVTRHLDFCNIDPSEDCEKPPHNMEAGARGQDNLYKTFDFNTPEAERDDPESLLKGMKGYQMTPGDLEFIKRMKEEKHTKKLQFPSCEELTEWVKVVFKMTSPSTELTDLDAKSLLAMVTKENLQRAMDEKRIELTRKEKMVASKRKKEIEERGQLERLIASKRLGIQGLMNQLKDLKSELDQHEEAYKALEMQINSQKAPDFQVEADTSEELHATKSQVKRRGKEREAVKSTEKLQDTTNQSKSTMSKHTDCKTDNQNTLKDDHANKNSERETLKAKQMSGAAAERPAKPVKAVRVSRKKVEEQQSNQVSVHTVRGRRKPPGTTQTAASQLKDRGKVKTEEDQSASQQAASSSSGKKAAGDVQERAQNAGLRRSKRIASRR, via the exons ATGACAGACAGATATTTAGAAATTCTGAGAGACAGCGGTCATGCAGTCAACTACATCCCATCAGGTCGACAGCTCCCCAGAACTCCTCCTTTGATGGATGTAACGAGACACCTGGATTTTTGTAATATTGATCCAAGTGAGGATTGTGAGAAACCACCGCATAATATGGAG GCGGGTGCTAGAGGTCAAGATAACCTATACAAGACTTTTGATTTTAACACTCCTGAGGCAGAAAGAGATGACCCTGAATCATTGCTGAAAGGGATGAAGGGGTATCAAATGACCCCAGGTGACTTGGAGTTTATTAAAAGGATGAAAGAAGAGAAACACACTAAAAAACTTCAG TTCCCATCCTGTGAGGAGCTCACTGAGTGGGTAAAGGTGGTCTTCAAAATGACATCGCCGTCGACTGAGTTAACAGACCTAGATGCCAAGTCTCTCCTGGCCATGGTGACAAAAGAGAACCTCCAAAGAGCCATGGATGAGAAGAGGATTGAGCTCACTCGGAAGGAGAAGATGGTGGCAAGCAA GCGGAAGAAAGAGATTGAAGAGAGAGGGCAGCTTGAAAGACTAATTGCCAGTAAACGG CTGGGGATACAGGGGTTGATGAACCAGTTAAAGGACCTGAAATCTGAACTTGATCAACATGAG GAAGCCTATAAAGCTCTTGAGATGCAGATCAACTCCCAAAAAGCACCAGACTTCCAAGTGGAAGCAGATACCTCAGAGGAACTACACGCCACTAAAAGCCAAGTGAAAcgcagaggaaaggaaagagaggcTGTTAAATCTACTGAGAAGTTGCAAGACACAACAAACCAAAGTAAATCAACAATGagtaaacacacagactgtaaaacAGACAATCAGAACACTCTGAAAGATGATCATGCAAATAAGAACAGTGAAAGAGAAACTTTGAAGGCAAAACAGATGTCTGGAGCTGCGGCAGAGAGGCCGGCAAAGCCAGTAAAAGCAGTCAGAGTTTCACGGAAGAAAGTCGAAGAGCAACAATCAAATCAAGTGTCTGTACACACTGTGAGAGGGAGAAGAAAGCCTCCTGGGACCACACAGACTGCAGCATCACAACTGAAAGATCGAGGTAAAGTGAAAACTGAGGAAGATCAATCCGCATCGCAGCAGGCGGCTTCCTCGAGCAGCGGAAAGAAAGCTGCAGGTGATGTTCAAGAGAGGGCGCAAAACGCTGGTCTTAGGAGATCCAAGAGGATAGCAAGCAGGAGGTGA